One Bacillus sp. FJAT-52991 genomic region harbors:
- a CDS encoding amidohydrolase, whose product MNWSILEEQMVSYRRHFHQYPEISHEEVKTREFIRRELESLGLKPFSFTGKDIVVDLQGANPGKVAAIRADMDALPVEEETGLPFASKNKGTMHACGHDGHMAILLGLIHFFKKHQHKLNGTIRFIFQHAEETVPGGANEIVANQGLAGVDGIFGYHLWQPLPLGTIGVRQGPVMAGADKFTIRIIGKGGHGSMPNETIDPTLIASLAIIQIHTIISRSLHPLAQAVVSIGELKSGTTYNVIPDSATLSGTVRQFSTEVSMQIHKRLDEILHGLSVSYSSEYELDYTYGDSAVVNDAELYSLVKEKAAKLFGKEKIVEIKPQLGSEDFSYYTNCIPGMYTFIGVGKEDTQYGHHHPKFDIDETMMVPAVQLLSEAVIEFLHKGEESCE is encoded by the coding sequence ATGAATTGGTCTATTTTAGAGGAACAAATGGTCAGCTACCGCCGCCATTTTCATCAATATCCCGAGATTTCCCATGAAGAGGTGAAGACGCGGGAGTTTATCAGAAGAGAACTGGAATCATTAGGATTAAAGCCATTTTCCTTTACGGGAAAAGATATAGTGGTCGACCTTCAAGGAGCAAATCCGGGGAAAGTAGCAGCCATCCGGGCGGATATGGATGCACTGCCAGTGGAGGAGGAAACAGGCCTACCGTTTGCTTCCAAAAATAAAGGAACGATGCATGCCTGTGGACATGACGGGCATATGGCGATTTTACTTGGTCTTATTCACTTTTTCAAAAAACATCAGCACAAACTAAACGGAACCATCCGGTTTATTTTTCAGCATGCGGAGGAAACCGTTCCGGGCGGTGCCAATGAAATTGTCGCAAATCAGGGACTTGCAGGGGTGGATGGCATTTTTGGCTACCACCTTTGGCAGCCGCTTCCGCTAGGGACGATCGGTGTTAGACAAGGTCCGGTCATGGCCGGTGCAGATAAATTCACCATCCGGATTATCGGAAAAGGCGGCCATGGTTCGATGCCAAATGAAACGATTGACCCTACCTTGATCGCATCGCTTGCAATCATCCAAATTCACACGATCATCAGCCGGTCTCTGCATCCATTAGCGCAGGCCGTTGTCAGCATTGGAGAGCTGAAATCAGGCACGACCTATAATGTTATTCCTGACAGTGCCACCTTATCCGGAACGGTACGGCAATTCAGTACAGAGGTTTCAATGCAGATACATAAACGGCTGGATGAAATCTTGCATGGGCTCTCGGTCTCTTACAGTTCGGAATATGAATTAGACTACACATACGGCGATTCTGCTGTTGTGAATGATGCCGAGTTGTATTCGTTAGTGAAAGAAAAAGCGGCCAAGCTATTCGGCAAGGAGAAGATTGTGGAGATTAAGCCACAGCTTGGCAGTGAGGATTTCTCCTATTATACAAACTGCATTCCTGGGATGTACACCTTTATCGGGGTAGGAAAAGAGGACACCCAATATGGCCATCATCATCCAAAGTTTGATATTGACGAAACGATGATGGTTCCAGCGGTACAATTGCTGTCAGAAGCTGTTATCGAATTTTTACATAAGGGGGAAGAGTCATGCGAATAA
- a CDS encoding ASCH domain-containing protein encodes MRKDIIRKQFIVKVVFTLTNEHEVLPPKTCTIERLVTMKEDVEKVLNGQKTATRRNGRYADIGEIMTLENVDFVVERVYRQTLGELTDEHANQEGYANVEEYKQSILAIHPGMPWLSHMKVWVHEFRQVQK; translated from the coding sequence ATGAGAAAGGATATAATAAGGAAGCAATTTATAGTAAAGGTGGTTTTTACATTGACGAATGAACATGAAGTGTTACCTCCAAAGACTTGTACGATTGAACGTCTGGTGACAATGAAGGAAGATGTAGAAAAGGTACTAAATGGACAAAAAACAGCGACTCGCCGCAATGGAAGATATGCGGATATTGGGGAAATCATGACGCTAGAGAATGTTGATTTTGTTGTTGAACGTGTGTATCGACAAACGCTTGGAGAGTTGACTGACGAACATGCCAATCAAGAAGGATATGCGAATGTCGAGGAATATAAGCAATCTATTTTAGCGATTCATCCTGGAATGCCTTGGCTATCGCATATGAAAGTATGGGTTCATGAGTTTCGCCAAGTTCAGAAATGA
- a CDS encoding putative holin-like toxin, which translates to MTVYETLTLMISFAGLVVLILSVKKD; encoded by the coding sequence ATGACAGTGTATGAAACATTAACGTTAATGATCTCGTTTGCGGGACTTGTTGTGCTTATTCTGTCTGTAAAAAAAGACTAA
- a CDS encoding MFS transporter, producing the protein MRVLVFMIVFFSFFDLFTQLPIMSPFAESLGATPLLTGLVVGIYSFSNTIGNVASGFLTDKKGAFRILVIGLTLTGLSLLCYRFAVDAWSLLAIRFLHGLLAGLIVPAAFTYLANAATEGKKGKSSAISGAFVGLAAVIGPAFSGIVASRTSEVTVLTVTAICMLILAIVSLIFLRNNVNSPLQVEAKQQMLVRTFFQQANVVKAFIGAFLLMFSQGVLAYMLPLKVIDLGFDAQTSGMLLSTFGVTAILIFLLPTNRLFDLIKPMWTLAFGMSSMGLSLILLSQFDDTSLLYLCMVVYGIGFAFLFPSLNSLLVQAVEPAHRGKAYGYFYAFFSLGVVIGSGLTGLFGFTPLQGFLFTGVLLIFAAAGSLLIEPPVMKEKQFQ; encoded by the coding sequence ATGCGTGTTTTGGTGTTTATGATTGTGTTTTTCTCATTTTTTGATTTATTTACTCAATTGCCTATTATGAGTCCGTTTGCTGAATCACTAGGGGCCACACCGTTATTAACGGGATTAGTTGTTGGAATTTATTCATTTTCCAACACAATTGGAAATGTCGCCTCTGGGTTTCTAACGGATAAAAAAGGAGCATTTCGAATTTTAGTTATTGGTTTAACATTGACCGGTCTTTCGCTTTTATGTTATCGATTCGCTGTAGATGCTTGGTCTTTACTAGCTATTCGCTTTTTACATGGATTGCTGGCTGGATTAATTGTTCCTGCTGCATTTACTTATTTAGCGAATGCAGCGACAGAAGGGAAAAAAGGAAAAAGTTCTGCCATCTCTGGGGCCTTTGTTGGACTGGCCGCTGTGATTGGACCTGCCTTTAGTGGAATTGTCGCTAGCCGAACAAGTGAAGTCACTGTATTAACAGTAACAGCTATTTGTATGCTTATTTTGGCCATTGTTTCTCTCATCTTTTTACGGAACAATGTAAACTCCCCCCTTCAAGTAGAAGCGAAACAACAGATGCTAGTGCGTACTTTTTTCCAACAAGCGAATGTGGTGAAGGCTTTTATTGGAGCCTTTCTCCTTATGTTCTCTCAAGGTGTTCTCGCTTATATGTTACCACTAAAAGTGATTGATCTTGGATTTGATGCACAAACTAGCGGAATGTTATTAAGCACATTCGGTGTGACTGCTATTTTGATTTTTCTATTACCAACCAATCGGTTGTTTGATCTGATCAAACCGATGTGGACGTTGGCATTTGGTATGAGTTCGATGGGACTTAGCTTAATTTTACTGAGTCAGTTCGATGATACCTCTCTTCTATATTTGTGCATGGTCGTATACGGCATTGGATTTGCCTTTCTCTTTCCATCGCTCAATTCGTTACTCGTTCAAGCCGTTGAACCCGCCCATCGCGGTAAAGCTTATGGATATTTTTATGCCTTTTTCTCTTTAGGTGTGGTCATCGGCTCTGGATTGACTGGCTTATTCGGCTTTACGCCATTACAAGGCTTTCTCTTTACCGGTGTTTTATTAATCTTTGCAGCGGCTGGCAGCCTTTTAATAGAGCCACCCGTAATGAAGGAAAAACAATTTCAATAA
- a CDS encoding dipeptide epimerase, with amino-acid sequence MRITSAKVYGIQLPFAEPFIISYHTYENMPSVILEFQTDEGITGYGEATPDEHVTGETFDSTISALTEFLVPALIGEDPFRIEVIHEKMDKLLLGNPSAKAAVDIACYDLMGKKAGLPVFNLLGGRYHEQLDVPKVLSILEPKEMARQAKEAKDAGYSSIKLKVGTNARKDVERIRAVRLAIGPDFPIRVDANQGWQTASEALSVIRKIEDCEIDWMEQPVVAHDIDALAEVRAKTTIPVMIDEGLHSLEEMREVITKRAADKINIKLMKCCGLYRGSQLVHIAEMAGITCQVGSMVESSIASAAGLHLATAKKAIQSHELVGPLMFSKDVSQLPFTKNSIVVPDKPGLGIEIDKEALEEITCRKIEIK; translated from the coding sequence ATGCGAATAACGTCTGCTAAGGTATATGGGATCCAACTCCCCTTTGCCGAGCCGTTTATTATTAGCTATCACACGTATGAAAATATGCCGTCTGTGATTCTGGAATTCCAGACGGATGAGGGAATCACCGGGTATGGGGAGGCGACACCTGATGAGCATGTGACAGGCGAAACCTTTGATAGCACAATTTCTGCGTTAACAGAGTTTCTAGTACCGGCCCTCATCGGCGAAGACCCGTTTCGCATTGAAGTGATTCATGAAAAAATGGATAAGCTTCTGTTAGGCAATCCTTCGGCAAAAGCAGCTGTTGATATTGCCTGTTATGATTTGATGGGGAAAAAAGCAGGTTTGCCTGTTTTCAATCTATTAGGCGGAAGATATCACGAACAGCTGGATGTGCCAAAGGTGTTAAGCATTTTAGAGCCGAAGGAAATGGCAAGGCAAGCAAAGGAAGCCAAGGATGCGGGGTATTCCTCGATTAAACTAAAGGTTGGAACCAATGCCAGAAAAGATGTCGAACGGATTCGAGCGGTACGTTTAGCCATCGGTCCTGATTTCCCTATCCGTGTCGATGCCAATCAAGGATGGCAGACCGCATCAGAGGCACTTTCGGTTATTCGGAAAATAGAGGATTGTGAGATCGACTGGATGGAGCAGCCTGTTGTCGCTCATGATATCGATGCCTTAGCGGAAGTAAGGGCGAAAACCACGATTCCGGTGATGATTGATGAGGGGCTTCACAGTTTAGAGGAAATGCGCGAAGTCATCACGAAAAGGGCTGCAGATAAAATCAATATTAAGCTAATGAAATGTTGTGGATTATACAGGGGAAGCCAGCTTGTTCATATTGCGGAAATGGCCGGCATCACCTGCCAGGTCGGATCCATGGTCGAATCCTCGATTGCAAGTGCAGCAGGACTCCACCTAGCCACTGCAAAAAAGGCGATTCAAAGCCATGAGCTTGTCGGGCCTTTGATGTTTTCAAAGGATGTTTCACAACTGCCGTTTACAAAAAATTCAATTGTCGTACCAGATAAGCCTGGGCTGGGAATTGAAATTGATAAGGAAGCATTGGAAGAGATTACATGCAGGAAAATAGAAATTAAATAA
- a CDS encoding YfcC family protein: MLSNAETVTPGIQQQKKWNVPHVFVILFAVIIIAAISTYFIPAGEYDQVEQDGRTIVVDGSYHIVNSSPASFLAIFESIHKGMVSSASIIFYIFIVGGTFGILRATGAIEGAVHSISGKLEGKEHFLIPVLMIFFALGGAMLGLAEETIPYITIIVPLVIMLGFDSMVGAAIVLLGTSAGFTAAFMNPFTVGVAQGIAELPIFSGLSLRIVFWAIFLSINIWYVMRYAKKVKKNPEISLVHEESGKVLSNLGTQEKIEFTRAHKVAFAILLLSLITLAVGVIKFGWYLPEISGLFIIMGIAMGLVAKMSFSKMAESFIDGCSVLVLGALVVGVAYGILVILQDGKVMDTILHSLAGVVGILPSQLAALGMYIVQCFINFIVPSGSGQAALTMPIMAPLSDLVGVTRQTAVLAFQFGDGISNIFTPTSGYFMAGLALAGVSWVKWMKWIWPLILINYILGAIFVSIAHLIGFH; encoded by the coding sequence ATGTTATCCAATGCAGAAACCGTAACCCCAGGGATCCAACAGCAAAAAAAGTGGAACGTCCCACATGTATTTGTCATTTTATTTGCCGTTATCATTATTGCAGCGATCAGTACTTATTTTATTCCAGCAGGTGAGTACGATCAGGTGGAGCAGGACGGTAGAACGATTGTAGTCGATGGTAGCTACCATATTGTCAATAGTTCCCCTGCATCCTTTCTAGCCATCTTTGAATCGATTCATAAAGGGATGGTGTCATCTGCCAGCATCATTTTTTATATTTTTATTGTTGGCGGGACATTCGGTATCTTAAGGGCGACCGGAGCGATTGAAGGGGCGGTGCACTCCATTTCCGGAAAACTGGAGGGGAAGGAACATTTCCTGATTCCAGTGTTGATGATATTCTTCGCACTTGGCGGCGCTATGCTGGGTCTTGCGGAGGAAACAATTCCATATATCACCATTATTGTGCCGTTAGTCATTATGCTTGGCTTTGATTCTATGGTAGGAGCGGCGATTGTGCTCTTAGGAACATCGGCTGGCTTTACTGCCGCCTTCATGAATCCCTTTACAGTCGGTGTGGCCCAGGGAATTGCCGAGCTGCCGATATTCTCAGGCCTTTCATTACGAATTGTTTTTTGGGCGATCTTCTTATCCATCAACATTTGGTATGTCATGCGCTATGCGAAAAAGGTAAAGAAAAACCCGGAAATTAGTCTTGTACATGAAGAAAGTGGAAAAGTACTAAGCAACCTGGGGACACAGGAAAAAATAGAGTTCACCCGTGCCCATAAAGTAGCATTTGCCATCCTACTTCTTTCACTGATTACACTTGCGGTCGGAGTTATTAAGTTCGGCTGGTACCTACCAGAGATATCAGGCCTGTTTATTATCATGGGCATTGCCATGGGGTTAGTAGCGAAAATGTCATTCAGCAAAATGGCGGAGTCCTTTATTGATGGCTGTTCCGTCCTTGTCTTAGGAGCTCTGGTTGTCGGTGTGGCTTACGGGATTCTCGTCATTCTGCAGGATGGGAAGGTCATGGATACCATACTTCATTCACTTGCTGGTGTAGTGGGGATATTGCCATCACAGTTAGCTGCTCTTGGAATGTATATTGTCCAATGTTTCATTAACTTTATTGTGCCATCTGGAAGCGGCCAGGCTGCTTTAACAATGCCGATTATGGCGCCACTGTCGGATTTAGTGGGCGTGACAAGACAAACAGCCGTATTAGCGTTTCAATTTGGTGACGGCATTTCCAACATTTTCACCCCAACATCCGGTTATTTCATGGCAGGTCTGGCACTTGCTGGTGTTTCTTGGGTTAAATGGATGAAGTGGATTTGGCCGCTGATTCTCATTAATTATATTCTGGGTGCGATCTTTGTATCGATAGCCCATTTGATTGGCTTTCATTGA
- a CDS encoding YwqG family protein, protein MNRNNLLEIIEQSNIANHKEYLSQVLRPAIDILRNTDAEPRLGCSRFGGAPDLPVGSEWPTYEKKPYRFLGQINFTEIASTKRGLPSKGLLSLFVADDNYDDDGYLEAFEDGYIHGIYIPETTNLETIMPPHSDIGKTTVIEFFLTIDIPYDEYQLKDWPFDGVQSDIYTEIRDSLHKSSDYLLGYPSHSTLAYDPTPGAEWIPLLTIDSDDSLEWCWHDGDKLMIFIETERLKNLDFSRLRSDAG, encoded by the coding sequence ATGAATAGGAATAATTTGCTAGAGATAATTGAACAGTCAAATATTGCAAATCATAAAGAGTACTTATCTCAAGTGTTGAGGCCAGCAATTGATATACTTAGGAATACAGATGCCGAACCGCGATTGGGCTGTAGTCGTTTTGGAGGAGCACCTGATTTACCAGTTGGTAGCGAATGGCCAACGTATGAGAAGAAGCCGTATCGCTTCCTTGGCCAGATCAATTTCACAGAAATCGCTTCAACTAAAAGAGGTCTGCCATCGAAAGGACTCCTAAGTCTCTTTGTAGCAGATGATAATTATGATGATGATGGTTATCTAGAGGCGTTTGAGGACGGATATATTCATGGTATCTATATTCCTGAAACGACGAATCTAGAGACGATAATGCCGCCCCATTCAGATATTGGCAAGACCACAGTGATTGAGTTTTTCCTGACTATTGATATTCCTTATGACGAATACCAGTTGAAGGACTGGCCTTTCGATGGAGTTCAGAGCGACATATACACCGAAATCCGGGATTCTCTACATAAAAGTTCGGACTATCTTCTAGGCTACCCTTCTCATTCTACACTAGCATATGATCCAACGCCTGGAGCAGAATGGATCCCACTGTTAACAATTGATTCGGATGATAGTCTTGAGTGGTGTTGGCATGACGGCGATAAATTAATGATATTTATTGAAACAGAACGACTGAAAAATTTGGACTTTAGTAGGCTAAGGTCTGATGCAGGATAA